The segment TTACAAGGCGCTAATGTCATGGTGTGTGGACCAAAAACTTTATTGCCAAAATATATTAAAGACTTGGGGGTGCTGGTGGAAACAGATTTGCGAAAAGCTTTAAATTGGTGTGATGTGGCAAATATGTTACGAGTACAAAATGAACGCATGGATATTAGTTATTTCCCCACTACTAGAGAGTATACGCAACAATACGGCGTAAATAAGGCCTTATTGAATTCTTTAGATAAAGAGATTACTATTATGCATCCTGGGCCTATAAATCGTGGCGTTGAGATTACTAGCGATGTAGCAGATTCAGATCAGGCGATAATATTAGATCAAGTTCAAAATGGTGTAGCCATAAGAATGGCAGTCATTTATTTGTTGGCATCCAAAATTAAACATTAGCATATGATTTTTGATAAAGACGGAAATACAACGATTATTACTCAAGAAAATGAGTCAATTATAGAATTGATAAAAAAAGTAGAGGTGTTATATAAACGCTATAAAAATAATAACATTATCATCAGTTTGACCACTTTAAATCGAGTGACTTTACTTGAAATCGTTGAGTTCTTGCAATTATCTAATACACATAGAAAAGCAAAGCATTCATTTGTTATAGTTACAGATAAAGCAAATCTGGAGGAAACTCCAGATGAAATTATTGTCGTTCCAACACTTCAGGAAGCCTATGATATCATTGAAATGGAAGACATTGAGCGCGACTTAGGATTTTAGCATCTATGAAACTTACCATTTTAGGCTGTTATAGTGCCACACCAAGAACGACTACGAATCCTACTTCCCAGGTATTAGAGATAAAAAATAACATGTTTCTTATTGATTGTGGTGAAGGAACTCAGGTTGAATTGCGACGCAATAAAATTAAGTTTAGCCGTATAAAACATATTTTTATTTCACATTTGCATGGTGATCATTGCTTTGGGTTAGTCGGTTTGATCTCGACTTTTAGACTTCTAACTCGCGAAACCGATTTACACGTTTATGCGCCTCAAGGATTAAAAGAAGTGATAACACTTCAAATGAAATTATCAGACTCATGGACGAATTATAAACTTATCTTTCATGAATTAACATCAAAAACCTCAGATTTGATCTATGAAGATGATAAAGTTGAAGTGCATACCATTCCATTAGATCATCGTATTTATACCAATGGTTTTCTATTCAAAGAAAAGATAGGCGATCGTAAATTAGACATGAATGCTGTTCTTAACGCCGATATCGATGTGGCTTATTATAGGAAATTAAAGCAAGGTGGTGATGTGCCTGATAAAGCGGGTCATATTATAAAAAATGAATCTGTGACTACAGATCCTAAACCCCCAAAAAGTTATGCCTTTTGCAGTGATACGGCTTATAATGAGGATATGATTCCTCTCATTAAGGACGTAGATGTTTTATATCATGAGTCTACATTTCTAGAAAAAAATGAAGCATTAGCAGCACCAACAAAACATTCAACGGCCAAACAAGCCGCAACAATTGCAAAAAAAGCGAATGTAGGTCAACTTATATTGGGTCACTATTCTACCAGATATGACAATTTAAGTTTGTTTAAAACTGAAGCGGAGACTGTTTTTAAACCCGTGTCACTGGCACAAGACGGTAAAGCTTTCAATTTCGATTAGACTTGTGATTTAAATTCTTCTAGTTTTAACATCCACTCAATGGCTTCTTCAAGACTATGGCAGCGTTTTAAACTTTTTTGAAAAAAATGCTTTTCTATACTCGAGTTTATGTAGCTAAAATTGGTGTATGATACAATGGCTGTAGCAATTAAAAAGTCATATTCATTATTGAAATCTAACCATAATTGAGGGTCAAAAGAGTAGGAGTTGATTCTATTAGCGATATAACCTATTTTAACCCCATTTCTTATTTCTTCTGTAAATCTGCCAATAAGCTCACCTGCAACATCGTAATCTACATGAATGCCTTCATTTAATTCAGAAATAATAAATTGCTTAGTGGTATAAATTGTACCGAATGAAAACTCTATGGTTTTATACTCTAGTAGTTGGGAATATTTGCTGTCTGTGAATTTCATTAGTAGGGATTATTCCTTAAATTTATAGGAAATATTCGAAGCTAAAAAAGAATAGGAGCATAAAATCATTTAATTAAGACTAATGAATACAGACTTAGGAGATTACAGGAAATCATACGAGAAACAAGAACTACTTGAAAGCAATGTAAGTGATAATCCTATGGAATTATTTCAAAAATGGTTTCATGAGGTCGATGAAAACTTTAATGTAGGAGAAACGAATGCCATGACGATAAGTACATTGGGATTGGATGGGTTTCCAAAAAGCAGAGTAGTTTTACTTAAAAAGTATACCTATGAAGGCTTTATTTTTTATACTAATTATAATAGCGAAAAAGGTAAGGCCATCCTTAATAATCCAAATGTTTGTCTTTCCTTTTTTTGGCCTGCTGCAGAGCGACAAATTATCATAAAAGGCTGCGCAGAAAAAATAGCTGAAAATCTTAGTGATGGCTATTTTGAATCCAGACCGAGAGGAAGTCAGCTCGGTGCAATCGTATCTAATCAAAGTAAGGTGATTGAGAACAGAGAGGTACTAGAGCAGCGCCTTAAAGACTTAGAAGTAAAATATGAAGGTAAGGAAATTCCAAGGCCTGATTTTTGGGGCGGATTAATTGTTAAGCCGATAGAAATTGAGTTTTGGCAAGGAAGGCCTAATAGACTTCATGATAGATTACGCTTTCATTTGGACGACGATTACAATTGGATTCTCGATCGTTTGTCACCTTAATCAAAGTTTCGTATTATCGATGAAGCGCTAAAAAACTTCGCTCAAATACTAATAATTGAATTCTGAAACCGCATTTCATCGATGATTTACATAAAAAATCGACAAAATACATGCGTTTTGTCGAATTTAACATATCGTTAACAGTTTTTACATAAAGAGGACTCTATTTTAGTAATCCCAAATCTAAATAACCCTCTTATGAAACCAATTAAATTATTGCCTATCATGGTATTAGTGGCTCTGCTAACGTTCTCATGTTCAACGGAAAAATTTCCAGATGAGACCATAAATAGTATGTCTTTGCCTTCGGCACCATCAGCTAAGGCCATTGAAATTGAAATTTTAGAATTAATTAATGCCCATAGAATTACTGAAGGTCTAACACCATTAAATAACCACGATGTTATAAAGTCGGTTGCGTTCACACATACAGATTATATGGTAGAAGTTGATAATGTTTCTCACGATAATTTTTTCCAACGTAAAAACAGTTTAATTGAGAATACATCAGCGATAAATGTTTCTGAAAATGTAGCTTATGCTTTTAGTTCAGCAGAATCTGTGGTTAATGCTTGGTTAAACAGCGATGGTCATCGAGAAAACATTGAAGGTGACTATACAGATTTTGATGTTTCAGCAGAACAGAACGCAGAAGGAAAGTGGTATTTTACCAATATATTTATTAAAAAGTAAATGTAAAAATTGATTAATAGCAAATCAATAATTTTTAGCCACAGTTTTACTGTGGCTTTTTTGATTCCTTTTTTTATACTTAGATTGAATAATTTAGGTTTGAGATAGATTTTGTATAAATGTTCATGTTTAATAGGATGACACCTCTAAGTTCATTTAAAACACATTCTATATAAAAGCCTCACTTATATGATTTCTCCTTTTAATAGTATTAAAGAGTGGCTTACGCGTTTACTGTTTATTTATACCAACCTACACAGTTAACTTATTCACGAAGCTACCATATCGTTTCTTTTTCATGTAACTCTCAATACTTTTTAAATATTTTCAGCAAGTGGTTTCAAATTAACGTTTTATTCAAGTGTCTTAGATGTAATGGCAATAATAATTTTTACTGTATGAAGAACGCTAAATATAAAAAAAGCAGACCTGTTAAAAGTCTGCTTTTCAAATTTAGTTTAGTAGAGAGTAATAATTATTCTTTTAAAATATAGAAGTAAGAGCGTCTGTTCAACTGATGCTCTTCTTTGGAGCATTTTACACCATTAGAACATTTGTTAAGTAACTGTGACTCTCCATACCCTATAGCGCTTTCTATGCGTTCTGGAGCAATACCTCTGGATAGAATATAATCTTTGGTTGATTTTGCTCTTCTATCTGATAATTTCATATTGTAACTGTCACGTCCACGGCTATCTGTATGCGCTTCAATTTTAATTACCATACTTGGGTGAGCTCTCATCACATCAACAATGTTCTCTAATTCGTATTGTGCATCTGTTCTGATGTTCCATTTGTCAAAATCAAAGAAAATAGGATTAATAACTATTTGATTGTCTTTAATTAAGGGTTCTAAATTAAGATCTACTTCAGTAGTTTTCTCATTTTCATTATCGGTGACCACTTTCTGCTGATCATCTTTATAGTCTTTTTTACTACCAATTACAGTGTAATTTGTATTACAATCTGCCGAAAATTCATAATTTCCGTTGTCATCGGTTTCAACTTCTGCAATTACTTTTCCAACCTCATTGATAAGTTGTACGGTCGAACCAGATAATACTTGACTCGTATTTAAGTCTCTTACAACACCTTCAATTTTTTGAAGGCAAATAGAAGCGTCAAAGCTGTAGATGTCATCACTACCTTGACCATCAGGGCGATTAGAAGAGAAATAACCTGAATTATCATGCTCCGAGTCTGAAGTATTTCGGAAATAAGCAAAATCATCAAAGCCACTATTATAGGGCGCACCTAGGTTTTCAGGCATTGCATTTTCATCCTTTAAAATATCAGATTTAAAAATATCTAAAAAGCCTAAGTTTAAATGTCCGTCAGAAGAGAAGTAAAATACACCATCTGCTGCAACAAAAGGGAACATTTCTCTTCCTTCAGTGTTGATTTTGTCTCCAAGATTTCTGGGTTCTGAGTAGTTGTCTCCGTCTATATCAACGACATAAATATCTGTATTTCCAATACCTCCTTCGCGATCTGAAACAAAATATAATTGTTTATTGTCGGGACTTAATGCAGGGTGACCTGTTGAAAAGATATCATCGTTGAAAGGTAACTCAACAACATTAGTCCATTGTTCACCTACAAATGTTGCTTTATACAATTTGAGGTGTGTGGTACCTTTTTTATCGTACTTTAATTTTTTATTATTCTTACTCACATTATCTCTTGTGAAGTACATGGTTTTACCATCTTTAGTGATCGCAACCGAAGCTTCATGAAAGTCTGTGTTTACTTTTTCAGCAGAAATAAAACCAACTGAACCATAAGCCGTGTCGTTTGTTGCATCATCAGTAACTTCAACTTGATAGATGTCTAGAAATGGTTCTTGGTTCCAATTGTATAATTTTTTTTCATCAGTATTTCTTGACGATGCAAAGTATAATTGTCCGTCATGAATGTAAGTTCCAAAATCTGAATACTTTGAATTAAAAGGCAAATTTTTAAGCTTTACAACTTGATTCTTTTCACTACTTGATAATTCGTCATATTTTGCTATGTTTTCAGGGTTATAACTCTTATTTCTAGAGTCATTGTTCTGAATCGCAGTGAATTTTTTCATCCATAAATGAGCATCTTCAAATTTGCTTTGACTTCTTAAGGACTGAATATGCTTGTAGATATATTCTGGGTGAAGCTCTTGCTCACCATACTTATCTAAAGCTAAATCATACCAATATGCCGCTTTCTCAGATTTAGAATTATTGTAATAACAATCTCCTAATCGTGTTAGAACATGTAGGCTTGTGTCTCCTTTTTTAAGAACTTCTTCGTAAAGTTCTGTGGCTTTAATATACCCAAAATTGCTAAAAAACTTATCAGCAAGCTTTTCTTGAGCAACCATAAATGTGCTACTAAACACAAATAATAAGATTAAAAACTTTGATTTCATCATGATTTGTTTTTTAGAAGTATCTAGGGGATTTAATACGTTTACTTTTAAATATTTCAAACATTAGTAAGACTTCATGAGTACCACTCGTATATGGTCTTAAATCGGAAATAGGATATTCATAGGCATAGCCTATTCGTAACTGTTTTGAAACTTGAAAGTCTGCTATGCCACTGAAGGCAGCTGCTCGTTCGTTAATTCGGTATCCAGCACCAACCCAAAATTTCTCATAGAATAAAAAGTTTGCAGTCATATCAAATGACAATGGTGCGCCATTAGTGGCTTTTAATAAAGCTGCTGGTTTGAACATTGTATTCTCACTGAGTTTAAAAACATAACCTCCAGTGAAATAATAGCTTATTCGTTCTAAAGATTGAAATTCTGCATCACCTGTATAATCGGTGTTTAGAAGTCTTGGAGCAGAAAGACCTATATACCATTTATTACTATGCCAGTATATACCAGTTCCAATATTAGGCTTCCATCGATCTTCAAAGCCGAAAATCACGGGGTCATTGGCTTGTGATTGTTGGAAATCAGCATCTAAACTATAACTTGTGAATCCTGCTTTTAAACCGAAAGCAAGCTTGCTATTCTCACCAGTAGGTATGGTGTATGAAAAATCACCATACAAATAAGAGAAGTTCTGATAACCGAGTTCATCATTTACAAAAGATAACCCTAGACCAACTCTCTCATTTCTCATTGGGGCATGTATAGATAACGTTTGGGTTTGTGGACCTCCTTCAAGACCAACCCATTGGCTTCTATGTAAACCAACAACACTTAGCGTCTCTCTACTTCCTGCATAAGCGGGATTTATAGAAATAGTATTGTACATATACTGCGTAAACTGCGGAAGTTGCTGTGCTACTCCCATCCAGCTACTGAACAGTATAAATGCTATTATATTAAACTTGACTAATTTCATATAGGTTAAGATTTATTTTGTTGAAACGTAGATTGGTCCTGTAATAGGCTTTAGTCCACTATTCTTAATATTTATAACGTAATAATATGTTCCTGTTGGCACATAATCTGAACGTCCAATAGAGGCATTCGAAGCTGTACCATTCCAATCATTTTGATAATTGAAGTTTTCATATATTTTAGCACCCCAACGGTTAAAGATTTGTACTTCAAATACGAATCCACACTCTTCAACACCCGTGATGGTAAAGAATTCATTAATACCATCAAAGTTCACTGTGACAGCTTTAGAGATAATTAGATCATCTTCTCCGCAAGGTAAAACGACACAATCATCATTAATGTTAATTATGACAGTTACACTTCCTGGGCATTCACCACCGTAAGTATAAGTAAACTCATAATCACCTAATTGATCTTCTGTAAAATTATCATCTGTATCTAATAATGATGACGGGTTAAAGAAGCTTCCATTAATAGTAGCATCACCAGAGGTTACTGTCCAAATACCATCTACATCGTAATCTCCAAGCAATAGATCGAATAGATCAAAATCAAAATCTTCAGTAATACAAAGTGTAGCGTCATCAGTTGGTATATCACTTTCTACGGAAACGATAATGGTTTGAGTAAAAACGGATTCATTTCCACATTCATCTGAAACAAACCAATCTCTAATAATTTCATAGTCTGTAGCTGTTCCATCTGCAGTTGACGTTTCATTGAAAACAACAGTGATATTAGAAGAACAAGCATCTTCAAATACTAATTCTGGAACCTCAGGAATCTCGCTACATACAACATTGATTACATCTTCTAAATCACCTACAAGAGCAGGTGGTGTATTGTCTTCAATAGTAATAGTTTGAACAAATGAAGTTGCGTTATCACAATCGTCAGTTAAGGTCCATACTCGCGTAATTAAAGCTTCACCTGGACAATCACCATCAGTAACTGTATCCACAAAAGTAGCTTCAAGACCAGTTGAGCAGTTATCCGCTTCATCAGTAACATCACCAGTTAAGGTAAGGTCAGAAGGATCTTGATCACACTCAATAGTGATATCAGCAGGTACCGTAAAGGTAGGTGGTGTTGTATCTTCAACAGTAATGGTTTGAACAAGTGTTGTTGTATTATCACAATCGTCAGTTAAAGACCAAGTTCTAGTAATTACAGATTCATTAGCACAAGCGCCATCAGCCACTGTATCTACAAAAGTAGCTTCAAGACCAGTTGAGCAGTTATCTGCTTCATCAGTAACATCACCAGTTAAGGTAAGGTCAGAAGGATCTTGATCACACTCAATAGTGATATCAGCAGGTACCGTAAAGGTAGGTGGTGTTGTATCTTCAACAGTAATGGTTTGAACAAGTGTTGTTGTATTATCACAATCGTCAGTTAAAGACCAAGTTCTAGTAATTACAGATTCATTAGCACAAGCACCATCAGCCACTGTATCTACAAAAGTAGCTTCAAGACCAGTTGAGCAGTTATCTGCTTCATCAGTAACATCACCAGTTAAGGTAAGGTCAGAAGGATCTTGATCACACTCAATAGTTACATCAGCAGGTACCGTAAAGGTAGGTGGTGTTGTATCTTCAACAGTAATGGTTTGAACAAGTGTTGTTGTATTATCACAATCGTCAGTTAAAGACCAAGTTCTAGTAATTACAGATTCATTAGCACAAGCGCCATCAGCCACTGTATCTACAAAAGTAGCTTCAAGACCAGTTGAGCAGTTATCTACTTCATCAGTAACATCACCAGTTAAGGTAAGGTCAGAAGGATCTTGATCACACTCAATAGTGATATCAGCAGGTACCGTAAAGGTAGGCGGTGTTGTATCTTCAACAGTAATGGTTTGAACAAGTGTTGTTGTATTATCACAATCGTCAGTTAAAGACCAAGTTCTAGTAATTACAGATTCATTAGCACAAGCGCCATCAGCCACTGTGTCTACAAAAGTAGCTTCAAGACCAGTTGAGCAGTTATCTGCTTCATCAGTAACATCACCAGTTAAGGTAAGGTCAGAAGGATCTTGATCACACTCAATAGTGATATCAGCAGGAACCGTAAAGGTAGGTGGTGTTGTATCTTCAACAGTAATGGTTTGAACAAGTGTTGTTGTATTATCACAATCGTCAGTTAAAGACCAAGTTCTAGTAATTACAGATTCATTAGCACAAGCGCCATCAGCCACTGTATCTACAAAAGTAGCTTCAAGACCAGTTGAGCAGTTATCTGCTTCATCAGTAACATCACCAGTTAAGGTAAGGTCAGAAGGATCTTGATCACACTCAATAGTGATATCAGCAGGTACCGTAAAGGTAGGTGGTGTTGTATCTTCAACAGTAATGGTTTGAACAAGTGTTGTTGTATTATCACAATCGTCAGTTAAAGACCAAGTTCTAGTAATTACAGATTCATTAGCACAAGCGCCATCAGCCACTGTATCTACAAAAGTAGCTTCAAGACCAGTTGAGCAGTTATCTGCTTCATCAGTAACATCACCAGTTAAGGTAAGGTCAGAAGGATCTTGA is part of the Formosa sp. Hel1_31_208 genome and harbors:
- a CDS encoding OmpA family protein, yielding MMKSKFLILLFVFSSTFMVAQEKLADKFFSNFGYIKATELYEEVLKKGDTSLHVLTRLGDCYYNNSKSEKAAYWYDLALDKYGEQELHPEYIYKHIQSLRSQSKFEDAHLWMKKFTAIQNNDSRNKSYNPENIAKYDELSSSEKNQVVKLKNLPFNSKYSDFGTYIHDGQLYFASSRNTDEKKLYNWNQEPFLDIYQVEVTDDATNDTAYGSVGFISAEKVNTDFHEASVAITKDGKTMYFTRDNVSKNNKKLKYDKKGTTHLKLYKATFVGEQWTNVVELPFNDDIFSTGHPALSPDNKQLYFVSDREGGIGNTDIYVVDIDGDNYSEPRNLGDKINTEGREMFPFVAADGVFYFSSDGHLNLGFLDIFKSDILKDENAMPENLGAPYNSGFDDFAYFRNTSDSEHDNSGYFSSNRPDGQGSDDIYSFDASICLQKIEGVVRDLNTSQVLSGSTVQLINEVGKVIAEVETDDNGNYEFSADCNTNYTVIGSKKDYKDDQQKVVTDNENEKTTEVDLNLEPLIKDNQIVINPIFFDFDKWNIRTDAQYELENIVDVMRAHPSMVIKIEAHTDSRGRDSYNMKLSDRRAKSTKDYILSRGIAPERIESAIGYGESQLLNKCSNGVKCSKEEHQLNRRSYFYILKE
- a CDS encoding ribonuclease Z; translated protein: MIFDKDGNTTIITQENESIIELIKKVEVLYKRYKNNNIIISLTTLNRVTLLEIVEFLQLSNTHRKAKHSFVIVTDKANLEETPDEIIVVPTLQEAYDIIEMEDIERDLGF
- the pdxH gene encoding pyridoxamine 5'-phosphate oxidase translates to MNTDLGDYRKSYEKQELLESNVSDNPMELFQKWFHEVDENFNVGETNAMTISTLGLDGFPKSRVVLLKKYTYEGFIFYTNYNSEKGKAILNNPNVCLSFFWPAAERQIIIKGCAEKIAENLSDGYFESRPRGSQLGAIVSNQSKVIENREVLEQRLKDLEVKYEGKEIPRPDFWGGLIVKPIEIEFWQGRPNRLHDRLRFHLDDDYNWILDRLSP
- a CDS encoding CAP domain-containing protein, with the protein product MKPIKLLPIMVLVALLTFSCSTEKFPDETINSMSLPSAPSAKAIEIEILELINAHRITEGLTPLNNHDVIKSVAFTHTDYMVEVDNVSHDNFFQRKNSLIENTSAINVSENVAYAFSSAESVVNAWLNSDGHRENIEGDYTDFDVSAEQNAEGKWYFTNIFIKK
- a CDS encoding type IX secretion system membrane protein PorP/SprF, which codes for MKLVKFNIIAFILFSSWMGVAQQLPQFTQYMYNTISINPAYAGSRETLSVVGLHRSQWVGLEGGPQTQTLSIHAPMRNERVGLGLSFVNDELGYQNFSYLYGDFSYTIPTGENSKLAFGLKAGFTSYSLDADFQQSQANDPVIFGFEDRWKPNIGTGIYWHSNKWYIGLSAPRLLNTDYTGDAEFQSLERISYYFTGGYVFKLSENTMFKPAALLKATNGAPLSFDMTANFLFYEKFWVGAGYRINERAAAFSGIADFQVSKQLRIGYAYEYPISDLRPYTSGTHEVLLMFEIFKSKRIKSPRYF
- a CDS encoding ribonuclease Z, whose protein sequence is MKLTILGCYSATPRTTTNPTSQVLEIKNNMFLIDCGEGTQVELRRNKIKFSRIKHIFISHLHGDHCFGLVGLISTFRLLTRETDLHVYAPQGLKEVITLQMKLSDSWTNYKLIFHELTSKTSDLIYEDDKVEVHTIPLDHRIYTNGFLFKEKIGDRKLDMNAVLNADIDVAYYRKLKQGGDVPDKAGHIIKNESVTTDPKPPKSYAFCSDTAYNEDMIPLIKDVDVLYHESTFLEKNEALAAPTKHSTAKQAATIAKKANVGQLILGHYSTRYDNLSLFKTEAETVFKPVSLAQDGKAFNFD